A window of Paenibacillus antri contains these coding sequences:
- a CDS encoding Crp/Fnr family transcriptional regulator, producing MGSHSARLLKAVPMFRDLSEDELLGIGLVSIERKYEKKQIIFHEGGEKEAVFFIQEGLVKTFKTDENGHEQIMSFLKSGDMFPHTGLFDAEPYPATAEAIVETVLLAIPVKSFEQQLLRTPAIAMKIMRVMSEKIRELQGKLQELTGHDVQDRGQSFLLKLAEHYGTMKGGEVHIAIPMTHQDVANVIGTTRETVNRLLNQLRKEGILDTDRQGFVIHDLEGLRRWKNK from the coding sequence TTGGGGAGTCATTCGGCGCGTCTTCTGAAAGCCGTGCCGATGTTTCGGGATTTGTCGGAGGACGAGTTGCTGGGCATCGGTTTGGTTTCGATCGAGCGGAAGTACGAGAAGAAACAGATCATTTTCCATGAAGGCGGCGAAAAGGAAGCGGTCTTCTTCATCCAAGAAGGCCTAGTCAAGACGTTCAAGACCGACGAGAACGGTCACGAGCAAATCATGTCGTTCCTCAAGAGCGGCGACATGTTTCCGCATACGGGGCTGTTCGATGCGGAGCCGTACCCGGCGACCGCGGAGGCGATCGTGGAGACGGTCTTGCTGGCGATCCCGGTGAAGTCGTTCGAGCAGCAGCTGCTTCGGACGCCGGCGATCGCGATGAAGATCATGCGGGTCATGAGCGAGAAAATTCGCGAGCTGCAAGGCAAGCTGCAGGAGCTGACCGGCCACGACGTGCAGGACCGAGGCCAGTCGTTCCTGCTGAAGCTCGCGGAGCATTACGGCACGATGAAGGGAGGCGAAGTGCATATCGCGATTCCGATGACGCATCAGGACGTCGCGAACGTGATCGGCACGACGCGCGAGACGGTTAACCGGCTGCTGAACCAGCTCCGGAAGGAAGGCATCCTCGATACCGATCGCCAAGGCTTCGTCATTCACGATTTGGAAGGTCTGCGAAGATGGAAGAACAAGTGA
- a CDS encoding group I truncated hemoglobin, whose product MAETATLYDKLGGKEAIGSVVDVFYKKVLADDRINQYFKHTDMEAQRRHQTAFIAYALGGPKYTGRSMEKAHEGMNLQEVHWDAVVELLVESLQEKGVSNEDIQVIAENLLPLKPHILGK is encoded by the coding sequence ATGGCGGAAACAGCGACTTTATATGACAAACTCGGCGGGAAGGAAGCGATCGGTTCGGTCGTGGACGTTTTCTATAAGAAGGTGCTCGCGGACGACCGGATCAATCAGTACTTCAAGCATACGGACATGGAGGCGCAGCGCCGCCATCAGACAGCGTTCATCGCTTACGCGTTAGGAGGACCGAAATATACCGGCCGATCGATGGAGAAAGCGCACGAGGGAATGAACTTGCAAGAAGTCCATTGGGACGCCGTCGTCGAGCTGTTGGTCGAATCGCTTCAGGAAAAAGGGGTGTCGAACGAGGACATTCAAGTAATCGCGGAAAATCTGCTCCCCCTGAAGCCTCATATTTTGGGGAAATGA
- a CDS encoding DUF2249 domain-containing protein, which produces MRTEEPRIVQLDVRPHLRKKLEPFQIIMNAVNGLEKEALLVLHATFKPTPLLGLLKMKGYANRVESAAPDHWMVAFLHKSQGRARLEALDFRTFAGLEEPDSIEETAEETAEGAGERAVPVDSSEPAGRVTELDNRGLQPPQPMVRTLKALEGCEPGDRVVIHNDRVPMFLIEELQGLGYSYDVAEQGDGSAKVTITKS; this is translated from the coding sequence ATGCGCACCGAAGAGCCGCGCATCGTCCAATTGGACGTTCGGCCGCATCTGCGGAAGAAGCTGGAACCGTTCCAAATCATTATGAACGCCGTGAACGGCCTCGAGAAGGAAGCGTTGCTCGTGCTGCACGCGACGTTCAAGCCGACGCCGCTGTTAGGGCTACTAAAGATGAAGGGCTACGCGAACCGGGTGGAGTCGGCGGCGCCCGACCATTGGATGGTCGCGTTCCTTCATAAGAGCCAAGGCAGGGCTAGGCTGGAGGCATTGGATTTCCGAACGTTCGCCGGGCTGGAGGAGCCGGATTCGATCGAAGAGACGGCGGAGGAGACGGCCGAAGGCGCCGGGGAGCGCGCGGTACCGGTTGATTCTTCGGAACCTGCCGGACGCGTGACGGAGCTGGATAACCGCGGCCTGCAGCCGCCGCAGCCGATGGTTCGCACCTTGAAGGCGCTGGAGGGCTGCGAGCCGGGCGATCGCGTCGTCATTCACAACGACCGCGTGCCGATGTTCTTGATCGAAGAGCTGCAGGGCTTGGGATACTCGTATGATGTCGCGGAACAAGGCGACGGTTCGGCCAAGGTTACGATTACGAAGTCGTAG
- a CDS encoding DUF2249 domain-containing protein: MDDYAKVVRAQELPPQIKHKIIFEAFDALGGGEAMLLVNDHDPVPLFYQFQATRGDTFTWEYVEQGPELFRVKIGKVG; this comes from the coding sequence GTGGACGACTATGCGAAAGTAGTTCGAGCGCAGGAGCTTCCGCCGCAAATCAAGCATAAGATCATCTTCGAAGCGTTCGACGCGCTCGGCGGCGGGGAAGCGATGCTGCTCGTCAACGACCACGATCCGGTGCCGCTCTTCTATCAATTCCAGGCGACGCGCGGCGATACGTTCACGTGGGAGTACGTCGAGCAAGGTCCGGAGCTGTTCCGGGTGAAAATCGGGAAGGTCGGATAG
- a CDS encoding fibronectin type III domain-containing protein codes for MKARKTLTALSVAALTASLGYFGPFPSTASAASVEVNVARGVADVTTNGIATQNGKRLSILTDGVRTTSEYALISTSSGAKYVQVNLGEPHSITKVNLLNDYNPDSPRIGKDIVVQLSNDPTFATGVTTVYNNDTDNSAGLGAGSDPEYTEPSSGAGLTVTLGAPITAQYVRYWANGHTRTQTSAYNAVNTPVEVEVYARLPGLNNALPAISTLSASDISNNSVKLSWVSPGPSGITGYDIRYADAPITEGNWNNGSVVKRVVGEPSVAAANATQQMTLQGLPINKKLYFAIKTVNGLVDASALSNPVEATLLASVNAALNKPVTSNGIASAGALSNVTNGNVSRDDYALISTSAGPKYVQVDLTDSYDIVGVNVRSDWGSDAASYRYGHDYVVQLAADAAFATGVTTIFNNDADNTLGLGAGTDPLYVEPVDGGGWNIPLTTPVTARYVRFWGNGHTRMNGTTHAVNTPVEIQAFAKSKDVTVPSTVTNLTAPSVGWKSVQLQWTAPGNDGATGTALEYDFRYSTSQITSANFDAATPMAGAPAPAAAGTTQTFGFGDLQPNTTYYFAMKAKDEANVSAMSNVVTVTTPATDSVAPATITNLTASRANDKSIQLSWTAPGDDLNAGTAASYEVRYSTSMITAANWNSATEAVEELLQLPAGTTMEYDALELNPNTTYYFAVKTKDAAGNASAISNVASATTTSPSPDAVTVGTLAALQNAINAAPQSGRVITLAAGVYNVSTQISINGKDNITIQGATSDPEDTVLKGPGMTSSLGQIFDVNDSHYLTIKNLRMQDTKYHGVKINFGSNYFTADNIVAWDHGEGGFKVTAQPWMDGEAYSDYGVIKNSRLGYTTAGNNNAVEAIDIIAGMNWKIQNNDFENTYKSVGNGVAYAVFAKGGARGTLIENNEFRNNFTAISFGGGGTGSLYFRHGDGAYEHYDGIIRNNVIIKTTDAAIYMNKATNFKVYNNTIFNVGSGVGAIESRYVQSNGLVYNNLMNGIIKNRDGGTHTSATNLTNATIDFMVDAANRNYRLNPLKATAAINAGTSLPTEVPTDFYGDARPYGSGYDIGAVEFRPDETIPPAAITLSATDVTMRKATLTWTAPGDDGNTGTAFSYDLRYSTSPITAANWASAIPLKNEPVPAVAGTNQTYTYYGIPAGGTYHFAIKAIDDMSQESALSNSLAVTTTSGSTTEFNATDDTYIYGSGVYGNAAQLLVKHHTGVNENLYAYLKFNLANFSPTSTWNAKLYINIRSAQRPTIPVTVFGVLDDNWSEATAKSTVQPDISDEVNLGTFLTNETGVIEVDVTDFVNSQLAGDKVVTLRLADISDHRWSVTFESSESSVNQPFLLVQDGADTMAPAAISDLAASNPTNKSIDLAWMAPGDDGMVRNATSYDIRYSTSPITNANWNSATQVSGEPIPLAPGTLQGFTLYGLAVNTTYHFAMKTIDDAGNVSPLSNVATSATAAGVNVALNKSVTASTTDLFGGALSVITDGISTNSSAYAGIRTTSGPQYYQVDLGAAYSLNQLRLVNDWGASGIARTNKDVIVQLSNSATFASGVTTVYNNDANNSVGLGTGTNPEYQESAEGLTIALGTPVNARYARVWGSGHVRTDNTTHNVLTPIEFEAYADPGDNTPPAAVTNLTNASMTFDSIELSWTAPGDNGTSGQAKQYLLRYAPFAITESTWNSATPVAGLPLPKPAGGPELVTVGGLTTNATYHFALKTVDTANNVSALSNVVTATINNTDTVAPGTIADLAATRTGPKSVRLGWTAPGDDGATGQAKSYEVRYSTSPITAANWSSATEAIDELRQLPGGTAMKYQANELQPNTTYYFAVRTTDDVNNVSDVSNVAVATTAYPVPDSVTVTSLADLQAAIDSAPASGRVITLAAGTYTQTTSININGKDHITIRGATSNVADTVIVGPGITSTLDISIRVNDSSYVAIRDLSIRDFNYHAVQVNSGSYYFHADNLFAWDLGEGAFKVTGAVSTTGAMYADYGLIENSVLGYTTGGKRSVVEAVDIIAARGWVVRGNTVHNAFHPSSGSVAYAMFAKGGSIDTVFENNLIKGSDIAISFGGGLTGSQFFRNGVLGVEHYGGMIRNNVIHNTEDAGIYLAKAENFKVLNNTLINIAPGVSVGGIESRWAGSNGEIRNNVADKALKKRDSGNYTESNNVVTATSAWYVNPSAGNYALNPSTAATAINTGMSLPTLVPTDMLGVARPIGAGYDLGALESGTPPADTTAPQAPTGLTSAGHTATTVSLYWTAATDNVGVVGYDIYAGTTKLNARPVTGTSYVAYGLTPSTAYSFTVKAKDRAGNESAASNAVAATTNAVPDLIPPSAPTLSSTGVTDSTVSLAWTASSDNVAVAGYDVYNGTTKANGSLITDTVFTVAGLAAATPYTFIVKAVDAAANESAASNAVTVTTATYLPADSTPPSVPANLVVSARTDTTITLGWTASTDNAAVAGYDVYVGGAKVNGTLVAGTSYVAAGLIANTQYAIYVKAVDTSNNESAASATINARTLETPPAGALARTGWTASGSIGSNALDGNASTRWYATSHSPSSSFQVDMKAEYNIAGLYFHKGTYPDNFSVDYTIETSTDGTTWSTAGTADGTGAGSVTASFSSVTARYVRIVPTGSQSGWWSIAEFYVIGQ; via the coding sequence ATGAAAGCAAGGAAAACGCTTACAGCGTTGTCCGTCGCCGCGCTGACGGCAAGCCTCGGCTATTTCGGGCCGTTCCCGTCTACGGCGTCGGCGGCTTCGGTCGAAGTCAACGTAGCGAGAGGCGTCGCCGACGTTACCACGAACGGAATCGCGACCCAGAACGGGAAACGGCTTTCGATCTTGACGGACGGCGTCCGCACGACGTCGGAGTACGCGTTGATCTCGACGAGCTCGGGCGCCAAGTACGTCCAGGTAAACCTCGGGGAACCGCATTCGATTACGAAAGTGAACCTTCTGAACGATTACAACCCTGACAGCCCTCGCATCGGCAAGGATATCGTCGTCCAATTGTCGAACGATCCGACGTTCGCGACCGGCGTGACGACGGTGTATAACAACGATACGGACAACAGCGCCGGTCTCGGCGCCGGCTCCGACCCGGAATACACCGAGCCTTCGTCCGGAGCGGGACTGACCGTAACGCTCGGCGCGCCGATAACGGCGCAGTATGTCCGTTATTGGGCGAACGGCCATACGCGGACGCAGACGAGCGCGTACAACGCCGTGAATACGCCGGTGGAAGTCGAAGTGTACGCGCGGCTGCCCGGCTTGAACAACGCTCTCCCGGCCATCTCCACGCTCTCCGCAAGCGACATCTCCAACAATTCCGTGAAGCTGTCTTGGGTCAGCCCGGGGCCGAGCGGTATAACGGGCTACGACATCCGTTACGCCGACGCGCCGATCACGGAAGGAAACTGGAACAACGGCTCCGTCGTGAAGCGGGTCGTCGGCGAGCCGTCGGTCGCGGCAGCGAATGCGACGCAGCAGATGACGCTGCAAGGGCTTCCGATCAACAAGAAGCTCTACTTCGCGATCAAGACCGTGAACGGGCTCGTCGACGCATCGGCGCTGTCCAACCCGGTCGAGGCGACGCTGCTCGCGTCGGTGAACGCCGCGTTGAACAAGCCGGTGACGTCGAACGGCATCGCCAGCGCCGGCGCCTTGTCCAATGTGACGAACGGCAACGTCTCGCGCGACGATTATGCCTTGATCTCGACGAGCGCCGGACCGAAATACGTACAAGTCGACTTGACCGACAGCTATGACATCGTCGGCGTGAATGTCCGGAGCGACTGGGGCAGCGACGCCGCCTCGTATCGCTACGGGCATGATTACGTCGTCCAGCTGGCGGCCGACGCCGCGTTCGCGACCGGCGTGACGACGATCTTCAACAACGACGCGGACAATACGCTCGGCCTCGGCGCCGGCACCGATCCGCTGTATGTCGAACCGGTCGACGGCGGGGGCTGGAACATTCCGCTGACGACGCCCGTAACGGCGCGGTACGTGCGGTTCTGGGGCAACGGACATACGCGGATGAACGGGACGACGCACGCGGTCAATACGCCGGTCGAAATCCAGGCGTTCGCGAAGTCGAAGGACGTTACGGTGCCGTCGACGGTGACGAACCTGACCGCGCCGAGCGTCGGCTGGAAGAGCGTGCAGCTGCAGTGGACGGCGCCGGGCAACGACGGCGCGACGGGCACGGCGCTGGAATACGACTTCCGCTACTCTACGTCGCAGATCACGTCCGCTAACTTCGACGCGGCGACGCCGATGGCCGGAGCGCCTGCGCCCGCGGCGGCGGGGACGACGCAGACGTTCGGCTTCGGGGACCTGCAGCCGAACACGACATATTACTTCGCGATGAAGGCGAAGGACGAGGCGAACGTCTCCGCGATGTCGAACGTCGTCACCGTCACGACGCCGGCGACGGACAGCGTGGCGCCGGCGACAATTACGAACCTTACGGCCTCCCGCGCGAACGACAAGAGCATCCAGTTGTCGTGGACGGCGCCCGGCGACGACCTGAACGCCGGTACGGCCGCCTCGTACGAGGTGCGGTATTCCACGTCTATGATTACGGCCGCGAATTGGAACAGCGCGACGGAAGCGGTGGAAGAGCTGCTGCAGCTTCCGGCCGGAACGACGATGGAATACGACGCGCTCGAGCTGAACCCGAACACGACGTATTACTTCGCCGTGAAGACGAAGGACGCTGCCGGGAACGCGTCGGCGATTTCCAACGTCGCGAGCGCGACGACGACCTCGCCTTCGCCCGATGCGGTCACGGTCGGCACGCTCGCCGCGCTGCAGAACGCGATCAACGCGGCGCCGCAATCCGGGCGCGTCATCACGTTGGCCGCGGGCGTGTACAATGTGTCGACCCAGATTTCCATCAACGGGAAGGATAACATCACGATCCAAGGCGCGACGTCCGACCCGGAGGATACGGTGTTGAAAGGGCCGGGGATGACTAGCTCGCTCGGGCAAATTTTCGACGTTAACGACTCGCACTACTTAACCATTAAGAACTTGCGGATGCAGGATACGAAATATCACGGCGTGAAAATCAACTTCGGCTCCAATTATTTCACGGCGGACAACATCGTGGCCTGGGATCACGGCGAGGGCGGCTTCAAGGTGACGGCCCAGCCGTGGATGGACGGCGAGGCGTATTCGGACTACGGCGTCATCAAAAATTCCCGTCTCGGCTATACGACGGCCGGCAACAACAACGCCGTCGAAGCGATCGACATTATCGCCGGGATGAACTGGAAGATTCAAAACAACGACTTCGAAAATACGTACAAGAGCGTCGGCAACGGCGTCGCGTACGCCGTCTTCGCGAAGGGCGGCGCCCGCGGGACGCTGATCGAAAACAACGAATTCCGCAACAACTTCACGGCGATTTCGTTCGGAGGCGGCGGCACGGGTTCGTTGTACTTCCGCCACGGCGACGGCGCCTACGAGCATTATGACGGCATCATCCGGAACAACGTCATCATCAAGACGACGGATGCGGCCATCTACATGAACAAAGCGACGAATTTCAAAGTGTACAACAATACGATATTCAACGTCGGCTCGGGCGTCGGCGCGATCGAGTCCCGATACGTCCAGAGCAACGGGTTGGTGTATAACAACCTGATGAACGGCATCATCAAGAACAGGGACGGCGGCACGCATACGTCGGCCACCAACCTGACGAACGCGACGATCGACTTCATGGTCGATGCGGCGAACCGGAACTACCGTCTGAACCCGCTGAAAGCGACGGCGGCGATCAACGCGGGGACGTCGCTGCCGACCGAGGTGCCTACGGACTTCTACGGCGACGCCAGACCGTACGGCTCCGGATACGACATCGGCGCGGTAGAGTTCAGACCGGACGAGACGATTCCGCCGGCGGCGATTACGCTGAGCGCGACGGACGTTACGATGCGCAAGGCGACGCTGACGTGGACCGCCCCGGGCGACGACGGCAATACGGGAACGGCGTTCTCGTACGACTTGCGGTATAGCACGTCTCCGATTACGGCGGCGAACTGGGCTTCGGCGATCCCACTCAAGAACGAGCCGGTTCCCGCGGTCGCAGGCACGAACCAGACGTACACGTATTACGGTATTCCGGCCGGCGGCACGTATCATTTCGCCATCAAGGCGATCGACGATATGAGCCAAGAATCCGCGCTGTCGAACTCGCTCGCCGTGACGACGACGAGCGGCAGTACGACGGAATTCAACGCGACCGACGATACGTACATCTACGGTTCCGGGGTCTACGGCAACGCCGCGCAGCTGCTCGTGAAGCATCACACGGGCGTTAATGAAAATCTGTATGCGTATTTGAAGTTCAATCTCGCGAACTTCTCGCCGACCTCCACGTGGAACGCGAAGCTGTACATCAACATCCGCAGCGCGCAGCGGCCGACGATTCCGGTGACGGTGTTCGGGGTGCTGGACGATAATTGGTCCGAAGCGACGGCGAAGAGCACGGTACAGCCGGACATCTCCGACGAGGTCAATCTCGGCACGTTCCTTACGAACGAGACCGGCGTCATCGAAGTGGACGTGACGGATTTCGTCAACAGCCAGCTGGCCGGCGACAAGGTCGTCACGCTCCGATTGGCCGATATTTCGGATCATCGATGGTCCGTGACGTTCGAAAGCTCGGAGAGCAGCGTTAATCAGCCGTTCCTGCTCGTTCAAGACGGCGCAGACACGATGGCTCCGGCCGCGATCTCCGACCTTGCCGCGTCGAATCCGACGAACAAGTCGATCGATCTAGCGTGGATGGCGCCCGGCGACGACGGCATGGTTCGCAACGCGACGAGCTACGACATTCGGTACAGCACGTCGCCGATTACGAACGCGAACTGGAACAGCGCGACGCAAGTGTCCGGCGAGCCGATTCCGCTGGCGCCGGGAACGCTGCAAGGCTTTACGTTGTACGGCTTAGCCGTGAACACGACGTATCATTTCGCGATGAAGACGATCGACGATGCGGGCAACGTCTCGCCGCTGTCGAACGTCGCTACGAGCGCGACAGCCGCGGGCGTGAACGTCGCCCTCAATAAGTCGGTGACGGCCAGCACGACCGACTTGTTCGGCGGCGCGCTTAGCGTCATTACGGACGGGATTTCGACGAACAGCTCTGCCTATGCCGGCATTCGGACGACGAGCGGCCCGCAGTATTACCAAGTCGACTTGGGCGCCGCGTATTCGCTGAATCAGCTTCGGCTCGTTAACGACTGGGGCGCATCCGGCATTGCTCGCACGAACAAGGATGTGATCGTGCAGCTTTCGAACAGCGCGACGTTCGCCTCCGGCGTGACGACAGTCTACAATAATGACGCCAACAATTCCGTCGGGCTCGGCACAGGGACGAATCCGGAGTATCAGGAGTCGGCCGAGGGCCTGACGATCGCGCTCGGCACCCCGGTGAACGCGCGGTACGCGAGAGTATGGGGCAGCGGACATGTACGCACGGATAACACGACGCATAACGTATTGACGCCGATCGAATTCGAAGCGTACGCGGATCCGGGCGACAACACGCCGCCGGCGGCCGTGACGAATCTGACGAACGCCTCCATGACGTTCGACAGTATCGAACTTTCCTGGACGGCGCCGGGCGATAACGGCACGAGCGGGCAAGCGAAGCAATATTTGCTGAGGTACGCGCCGTTCGCGATCACGGAATCGACTTGGAATTCCGCGACGCCTGTCGCCGGTCTCCCGCTGCCGAAGCCGGCGGGCGGTCCAGAGCTGGTGACGGTCGGCGGGTTGACGACGAACGCGACGTATCATTTCGCCTTGAAGACGGTCGATACGGCGAACAACGTCTCCGCGTTGTCGAACGTCGTCACGGCGACGATCAACAACACGGACACGGTGGCGCCGGGGACGATCGCCGATCTTGCGGCGACGCGCACGGGACCGAAGAGCGTCCGCCTCGGTTGGACGGCGCCGGGCGACGACGGCGCGACCGGCCAAGCGAAGTCGTACGAGGTGCGTTACTCGACGTCGCCGATCACGGCGGCGAACTGGAGCTCCGCGACGGAAGCGATCGACGAGCTGCGGCAGCTTCCCGGCGGGACCGCGATGAAGTATCAAGCGAACGAATTGCAGCCGAACACGACGTATTATTTCGCGGTGCGCACGACGGACGACGTGAACAACGTCTCGGACGTCTCGAACGTCGCGGTCGCGACCACCGCGTATCCGGTGCCGGACAGCGTGACGGTTACGTCGCTCGCCGATCTGCAAGCCGCGATCGACTCGGCGCCGGCTTCGGGCCGCGTCATCACGTTGGCGGCAGGGACGTACACGCAGACGACGTCGATCAATATCAACGGGAAAGACCATATCACGATCCGAGGCGCAACCTCGAACGTCGCGGACACCGTCATCGTCGGTCCGGGCATTACGAGTACCCTCGATATCAGCATTCGGGTGAACGATTCGAGCTACGTCGCGATTCGCGATCTGTCGATTCGAGATTTCAATTACCATGCGGTGCAAGTCAATTCGGGCTCGTATTACTTCCACGCCGATAACTTGTTCGCATGGGATTTGGGCGAAGGCGCGTTCAAGGTGACCGGGGCCGTATCGACGACCGGAGCGATGTACGCCGATTACGGCCTCATCGAAAACTCCGTCCTCGGCTATACGACCGGCGGCAAACGAAGCGTCGTCGAGGCGGTCGACATTATCGCCGCCAGAGGTTGGGTCGTCCGCGGCAATACGGTGCACAACGCGTTCCATCCGAGCTCCGGCTCGGTCGCATACGCGATGTTCGCAAAGGGCGGCTCGATCGACACCGTCTTCGAGAACAACCTCATCAAAGGCAGCGACATCGCGATTTCGTTCGGAGGCGGACTCACGGGGTCCCAGTTTTTCCGCAACGGCGTTCTCGGCGTCGAGCATTACGGCGGCATGATCCGCAACAACGTCATCCATAACACCGAAGACGCGGGCATCTATTTGGCGAAAGCGGAAAACTTCAAGGTACTCAACAATACGCTGATCAACATCGCACCGGGCGTAAGCGTCGGAGGCATCGAATCGCGTTGGGCGGGCAGCAACGGAGAGATTCGGAATAATGTCGCCGACAAAGCGCTGAAGAAGCGGGACAGCGGCAACTATACCGAGTCGAACAACGTCGTCACGGCGACTTCGGCTTGGTACGTCAATCCGTCCGCGGGCAACTATGCGCTCAATCCGAGCACGGCGGCAACCGCCATCAACACCGGCATGTCCTTGCCGACGCTCGTGCCGACCGATATGCTCGGCGTCGCGCGTCCGATCGGCGCCGGCTACGACCTCGGGGCGCTGGAGTCCGGCACGCCTCCGGCCGACACGACCGCGCCGCAAGCGCCGACGGGCCTGACTTCGGCCGGCCATACGGCGACGACCGTCTCCTTGTATTGGACGGCGGCGACGGATAACGTCGGCGTCGTCGGCTACGACATTTATGCAGGAACGACGAAGCTGAACGCGCGTCCGGTGACGGGCACGAGCTACGTCGCCTACGGCTTGACGCCTTCCACGGCGTATTCGTTTACCGTGAAGGCGAAAGACCGGGCCGGCAACGAATCCGCGGCGAGCAACGCGGTAGCCGCGACGACGAACGCGGTGCCGGATCTGATCCCGCCGAGCGCGCCGACGTTGTCGAGTACGGGCGTCACGGATTCGACCGTATCGCTCGCATGGACGGCGTCGTCGGACAACGTCGCCGTCGCCGGGTACGACGTGTACAACGGCACGACGAAAGCGAACGGCAGTCTGATCACGGACACCGTATTCACGGTCGCGGGGCTGGCGGCGGCGACGCCGTACACGTTCATCGTGAAAGCGGTCGACGCGGCGGCGAACGAATCGGCCGCGAGCAACGCCGTCACGGTGACGACCGCGACATACCTCCCGGCGGACTCGACGCCGCCGAGCGTCCCGGCGAACCTCGTGGTCTCGGCGCGCACGGATACGACGATTACGCTCGGCTGGACCGCTTCGACGGATAACGCCGCCGTCGCGGGCTACGACGTTTACGTCGGAGGGGCGAAAGTCAACGGAACGCTTGTGGCGGGGACCTCGTACGTTGCGGCCGGATTGATCGCCAATACGCAGTATGCGATCTACGTCAAAGCGGTCGACACGTCGAACAACGAATCCGCGGCGAGCGCGACGATCAACGCAAGAACGCTCGAGACGCCGCCCGCGGGAGCGTTGGCAAGGACCGGCTGGACGGCTTCCGGTTCGATCGGGTCGAATGCGCTGGACGGGAACGCGAGCACGCGGTGGTACGCTACGAGCCACTCGCCGTCCTCTTCCTTCCAAGTGGATATGAAGGCGGAATATAACATTGCAGGGCTCTACTTCCATAAAGGAACGTACCCGGACAACTTCAGCGTCGATTACACGATCGAGACGTCTACAGACGGCACGACGTGGTCGACGGCCGGTACGGCGGACGGCACGGGGGCGGGAAGCGTGACGGCAAGCTTCTCGAGCGTAACCGCCAGATACGTGCGGATCGTACCGACCGGTTCGCAATCCGGTTGGTGGAGCATCGCGGAATTTTACGTGATCGGACAATAA
- a CDS encoding HPP family protein: protein MNVKLAVITIYLVLIYWLSSHVPMLEPLFYPTLGAFSYLLVSRTMNLKESASIMAGAVFASITGTAFFFWLPETLSLLATFVLCIIMIQRFRLNAPPILAIALIPFFEPPATPWTIPLVVFATLTALLVTLFAVERAAGAWTSLQRSNRGPGGAQQKDAILSE from the coding sequence ATGAATGTCAAGCTCGCCGTCATTACGATATATTTGGTTCTGATCTACTGGCTGTCCAGTCACGTCCCGATGCTCGAGCCGCTCTTTTACCCGACGCTCGGCGCGTTCAGCTACTTGCTCGTCAGCCGGACGATGAACTTGAAGGAGTCCGCGTCGATCATGGCCGGCGCCGTGTTCGCTTCGATTACCGGGACCGCGTTCTTTTTCTGGCTGCCGGAGACGTTATCGCTGCTCGCGACCTTCGTTCTATGCATCATTATGATTCAACGGTTCCGCTTGAACGCGCCGCCGATCCTGGCCATCGCGCTCATTCCGTTCTTCGAACCGCCCGCGACGCCTTGGACGATTCCGCTCGTCGTCTTCGCGACGTTGACGGCGCTTCTCGTTACGTTATTCGCCGTCGAACGCGCGGCCGGCGCATGGACCTCCCTGCAGCGATCGAATCGCGGCCCGGGCGGCGCGCAACAGAAGGACGCTATTCTCTCCGAATAG
- a CDS encoding metal-sulfur cluster assembly factor: MTRLTEDQVRETLKQVFDPELGVNIVDLGLVYDITVEEERVNVTMTLTTPGCPLHDTIVGGVRRSLQDRMNLEFLHVEVVWEPQWTPERMSEAAREQLDFFR; encoded by the coding sequence ATGACCCGCTTAACGGAAGATCAGGTCCGGGAGACGCTGAAGCAGGTGTTCGATCCCGAACTCGGCGTGAACATCGTCGACTTGGGTCTGGTGTACGACATTACGGTCGAAGAGGAACGCGTGAACGTTACGATGACGTTGACGACGCCCGGCTGTCCGCTCCACGATACGATCGTCGGCGGCGTACGGCGCTCGCTGCAGGATCGAATGAATCTCGAGTTTCTCCATGTCGAAGTCGTATGGGAACCCCAATGGACGCCGGAGAGGATGTCCGAGGCGGCTCGCGAGCAATTGGATTTTTTTCGATGA